ACAACAGTGAAAATGGAAAAATTTCAATTTTATCAGCCAACTATAGTAATCAGGGGCTAAGATAGCGATAAGTCATAGGTAAGCTGTCGGGTCAAGCAGTCCCGCTTCCATAAACCCTTGACTCCGCAGCTGACAACTGTCACATCGTCCGCAGGCTTTTCCAGCTTCATTTGCCCGATAACAGGAAACAGTTAAACCATAATCCACCCCAAGTTTACTGCCCCAAGACACAATTTCGGCCTTGCTCAACGCCATTAACGGGGTTTGCACGTGGAGCTTATGCCCCTCCACTCCGGCTTTTGTTGCAAAATTGGCAAGGGTTTCAAAGGCGTTAATAAAATCGGGCCGACAATCAGGATAGCCGGAGTAATCGACAGCATTCACGCCAATAAAAATGTCATCGGCCTGCAAAACTTCAGCCCAGCCTAGGGCTATCGACAGAAACACGGTATTTCGGGCGGGAACATACGTTACGGGAATACCGCTGCCACCGGCATCGGGCACATCAATATTCATATCGGTGAGGGCAGAACCACCAATACTGCTTAAATCGAGCTTAATAATTTTAAATTCTTCGGCACCTTGGTGCTCACAAACACGTTGGGCGGCCAATAACTCGGCCCGGTGACGCTGCCCATAATCAAAGGCTAAGGCATAACA
The DNA window shown above is from Spongiibacter sp. IMCC21906 and carries:
- the queC gene encoding 7-cyano-7-deazaguanine synthase QueC — protein: MKKKAVVLVSGGLDSATVLAIAREQGYQCYALAFDYGQRHRAELLAAQRVCEHQGAEEFKIIKLDLSSIGGSALTDMNIDVPDAGGSGIPVTYVPARNTVFLSIALGWAEVLQADDIFIGVNAVDYSGYPDCRPDFINAFETLANFATKAGVEGHKLHVQTPLMALSKAEIVSWGSKLGVDYGLTVSCYRANEAGKACGRCDSCQLRSQGFMEAGLLDPTAYL